The DNA region AGAAGTAGGAGGAGAAGCTATAGAATTATAGTTTTTTCCTTAAAAATTTTTTAGAGGAATAAAATGTCATCACTCGAAGTATTAGAGCCATTGTTTAGGTTTTTGCCTGAAGTAAAATCTCCTGTTCACAATCAGGACTTCAATGAAAAACTTAAATGGACTGCTCTTATTTTGGTATTATATTATTTCTTAACTGAAATACCATTATATGGTCTAAGCGCTGCTGCTGTAGACAACTTTGCTGCTTTAAGGGCAGTTATGGCTGGAAGTTTCGGTTCAATTCTTACTTTAGGAATTGGTCCTATCGTTACTGCGTCTATTGTATTGCAATTGTTAGTAGGTTCAAACCTTCTTGATTTGGATCTTTCTTCACACAAGGATAAATCACACTTTCAAGCTACACAAAAGCTTTTATCTATTGTCTTTACAATATTTGAAGCCGGTGTTTTAGTATTAACAGGTAATTTAGTACCTATTGATAATTCTTATCTTGGTGTATTATTCCTTCAACTTGTAATCGGTGCAGTTTTAGTAATTTATCTGGATGAAGTTGTTTCAAAATGGGGATTCGGAAGTGGTATCGGTCTGTTCATTGCTGCAGGTGTATGTCAAGCTATCGTTGTCGGAACGTTCTATTTCATACCTAACGCAGAAGGAATATTCACCGGAGCTATTCCTGGATTTATCCAGTCCGTAGTCAACGGCTCTGCCAATTTCTCATTGCTGATTCCATTGATTGCAACTATCTGTGTATTTGCGGTTGTTGTATATGGTGAATCCATACGCGTTGAAATTCCGATTTCACACGGTTCAGTTAGAGGTCACGGAAGAATCAGAGGTTCAGTCGGTAAATATCCATTGAAATTCGTTTATGCAAGTAACATGCCTGTTATTCTGACAAGTGCGCTTCTGGTTAACGTTTCACTTCTTGCAAACGTTTTCCAAAAGATTGGATTCCCTATTTTAGGTGAAGTCAACCAGGGTAAGGCCGTAAGCGGTCTGGCATGGCTTTTGTCAACGCCTAACAATGTTTCAATGTTCTTTTCTGAGCCCGTGCATGTTATTTTCTATGCGATTTTCTTCCTTGCATGCTGTGTACTGTTCTCATACCTGTGGGTTGAAATCAGTGGATTGAACGCTAAGAAAATTTCAGAACAACTTTACAGTTCAGGTATTCAGATACCTGGTTTCAGAAGTAGTAAACGTCAGTTATATAAGATTTTAAAGAAATATATTCCTGCACTTACCATTTTAAGTGGTTTATATGTAGGTCTCATTGCATTCTTTGCAGATTTAACCGGTGCTTTAGGTGGAGGTACTGGTGTATTGCTTACTGTAGGTATTGTACATAAGCTTTATGAAGAAATGGCTGAAGAACAGCTCATGTCATCAAATCCACTACTCAGAAAGTTCTTGGGAGGAGATTAATCTTCTCCAACATTTTTTAATGAGGGGTTATTATGAAACTTGTAGTATTAACAGGAATTCCAGGTTCAGGAAGTACCACTATCCTAAATAAGGCACTTGAAGAAGTGGATTATTTGCACTTAAATTATGGAGACATAATGACTGAACTTGCAATCGAAGAAAAACTTGTTGAAGATAGGGATGCTTTAAGGAAATTGCCTGCTGAAACTCAAAAGGAGATTCAGGCCAAAGCCGCTAAAAGAATCAATGAAAAGTCCCAGGAAAATAATGTTATTGTAGACACTCATTGTACAATCAACACTCCTTCAGGATTCTTGCCGGGACTTCCGATTTGGGTTTTAGAACAGTTACAACCTGACCTGTTTATTTTGGTAGAAGCAAATCCTGATGAGATTATTTACAGAAGAATGAATGATGATACCCGTTCCAGAGACGTTGAAAAGGCTAAAAATATTCAACTGCATCAGGAAATGAATAGGGCTGCTTCAATGGCATATGCAACAATGACTGGAGCTACCGTAAAGATCATCGAAAACCATGATAATCATTTAGATCAAACAATCTCAAAACTGGTTGACGTTTTAAAATAGGTGAGTTAAATGGCTGATATTTTTAGTATGCTTTCAACTGGCGCAATTGATGCGCTGAATACCATATTCAATCCTATTTTAGCAATGGATCCAAATCCGCAAAATCCTGCGTTAACTGTATTGGTTATTGCATTTTTGGTTTCATTGATTACAACTATTGCTAACAAATATCTGGTTGACCAAGACAAGATGAATGAAAATCAGAAAAAGTCAAGGGAGCTTTCCTCCAAAATGAGAGAAGCCCAAAAGAAAGGAGACGGCAAGGAAATCGCAAGACTTCAGGCCGAGCAGACTGAAATGCTCAAAAACCAGAATGCGGTCATGATGGAATCATTCAAGCCTATGTTCGTTACTTTCATTCCAATCATTTTGATTTTCTTCTGGATGAGAACTTCAGCTATTCATAATTTGGTTCTTATCATGCCTGTACCGGCTTATTGGGTTACTTTAACTCCATTATGGCATTTCATTGGTCAATTCTTATATGGAGGAAAAGCTACTATTCCTTATGGTATTGGCTGGTTATTATGGTATATGATTTGTACTTTCGGTATGAGTCAGATATTAAGAAAATTCTTAGGATTCAAACAAGGGTTCTAATTTAACCCTTGAATCTTATACATTTATTAATGATGAAAGATATAGTAATAGTATTCTATTTTGAATACGCTATTACACAATTATTAAATTTTTTATTATAAAATTAATCAAGGTGATTAAATGCCTGCAAATAGGTTTAGATCAAGATCATATAAAAGAATGAGAAAAAACACTCCTGGTGGAGAAAATGTTTTAAGATACAAAAAGAAGAAACCGTCTAAGCACGTCTGTGCTGAATGCGGTGCAATTTTACATGGTGTTCCTCGCGGACGTCCATACGAAATTGGTAAGCTTTCAAAAACTGCTAAAAGACCTAGCCGTCCATACGGTGGGTACTTATGTACTAAATGTATGCGTAAACTTTTCAAACAAGAGGCTAGAAAATAATGATAATTACTGTTGGCGGATTGGCTGGTACCGGAACAACAACCACTGCTGAATTGCTCAGTGAAAAATTGGATATTCCATACATCTCTGCAGGATTTGTTTTCAGGCAAATGGCAAGCGAGAGAGGAATGTCCGTTCTGGAGTTCAGTGAATTTGCTGAAGGTAATGATGATATAGATAAAGAAATTGACAAAAGACAGGCTGAACTGGCCAAATCTGCAGAAAATTTAATAGTTGAAGGCAGGTTATCAGCTTACTTTGTTGAAGCTGACTTAAAACTTTGGTTAGTGACTCCCTTTGATGTGCGTTCTTCAAGAATTGCCGAAAGGGAATCCAAATCTGTAGAAGTGGCAAAAGAGGAAATAATTACTCGTGAAAACAGTGAAGCTTTAAGATACATGGATATCCATAATATTGACATTAAGAACATGGATATTTATGATTTGATAATCAATACTGGTACGTTCGATCCCGAACAGGTATCAGAAATCATTTTAACAACATTAAAGGTGATATAATGGCATCAATCGAAGTAGGAAGAGTATGTATTAAAACTGCTGGAAGAGAAGCTGGCGAAAAATGTGCAATCGTTGAAATTATCGATGAAAACTTTGTAGAAGTTATTGGTGAAGCTGTTAAAAACAGAAGATGTAACATCGCTCACTTAGAACCAACCGAAGATTCTATCGATGTTTCCGGTGACGCTGACTCTATCAAAGCAGCTTTAGCAGATTTATAGATGAATAATTAACTTTATTCATTATTTTTACTATTTTTTTAGGTTTCATTTATGAAAACAAATTTAATTACAAAATCCAAATCATTTACCAATCCCGAATATGGCTGCAAGCCTGAAGAAAGGGAAATTAACGATTACATTTCTAAAGGAGTTATCAATCTGGACAAACCTTCCGGACCAACATCACATGAAGTAGACTCCTGGATTAAACGAATTTTAAAGCTTGACAAGACCGGCCATGGCGGTACCCTTGATCCTAAGGTCACAGGGGTTTTGCCTGTAGGACTTGCCGATGCCACCCGTGCAATTCAGCTCTTGTTAACAGCTCCAAAGGAATACGTCTGTCTTCTTACATTCCACGCAGACGTTGAGGAAAGCGAGATTCGCCGTGTTTTTGAAGAGTTCACAGGAAAGATTTTCCAGTTGCCTCCTGTCAAGTCTGCAGTAAAGCGTGAACTGAGAACCCGTAATGTCTATTACGCCACAATCTATGAAATAAAAGGCCGTGACGTATTGTTCAGAATAGGCTGTGAAGCCGGAACCTATGTGAGAACCTACTGCCACAACATCGGTGAAGCGCTGGGCGTCGGAGCCCATATGGCTGAACTGAGAAGAACTCAGGTTGGATCTTTTCGTGAAAGGGAGAATCTGGTTACTCTCCAGGACGTAACCGACGCATATCATTTCTATATTGAAGACGGTGACGAGTCATTCCTTCGTGAGGCAATAATGCCTATGGAAAGGGCGGCGGATTACCTGCCGAAAGTCATTCTTAAGGATTCTGCCGTGGATGCAATCTGTCATGGGGCCGATTTGGCAAGCGGCGGAGTAGCTTACCTGTCTGATAATATTAAAAAGGGTGATATAGTAGCTATTGAAACCCTCAAGGGTGAACTTGTCGGTGCCGGTAACGCATTGTTTGACAGCGACGGGATTCTTGAAGCCGAAGGCGGTTTTGTAGTCAATACCTCCAAAGTATTAATGAAACCGGACACCTATCCAAGGCTATGGAAATAGCTTTTAGCTATTATCTTTTTACACTTTTTATTTTTATAGTTACTAACCAAACTTTTATTATAGATGACTGACAAATAATAAATTATGTCAGGCAAATCTAAAATTAATGTTTTTAACAAAATGACAAAAACTGCTTTAGATGAAGAAATAAGTGCTTATGTGGCTTATCATAGGTACTATCAGAGGTTAATTGCAGTTAAAATAGTTAGTGAAGGAAATACAATTGCAGATGCTGCAAATATATTGGGAAAATCCTATCAAACAGTCCACAGATGGATAAAAATTTGCGAATCTGAAGGATTAGAAGGATTAAAACCATCATTTGGCGGAGGGAGGCCATCAAAATTAAATTATGATCAATTAATTGAATTAGATAAAATCATTGAAGAAACACCAAATATGTCAATGAAAGATGTACATCTTCTTGTTAATGAAAAATTTAATGTAGATTATAGTTTAAAGCAAATAGGAAAAATTGTGAGGAAATTAGGATACAATTACAGTAAAGCATATCCTAAATTTTCGAAATCTCCTGAAGATGCAGAAGAACAGCT from Methanobrevibacter millerae includes:
- the secY gene encoding preprotein translocase subunit SecY — protein: MSSLEVLEPLFRFLPEVKSPVHNQDFNEKLKWTALILVLYYFLTEIPLYGLSAAAVDNFAALRAVMAGSFGSILTLGIGPIVTASIVLQLLVGSNLLDLDLSSHKDKSHFQATQKLLSIVFTIFEAGVLVLTGNLVPIDNSYLGVLFLQLVIGAVLVIYLDEVVSKWGFGSGIGLFIAAGVCQAIVVGTFYFIPNAEGIFTGAIPGFIQSVVNGSANFSLLIPLIATICVFAVVVYGESIRVEIPISHGSVRGHGRIRGSVGKYPLKFVYASNMPVILTSALLVNVSLLANVFQKIGFPILGEVNQGKAVSGLAWLLSTPNNVSMFFSEPVHVIFYAIFFLACCVLFSYLWVEISGLNAKKISEQLYSSGIQIPGFRSSKRQLYKILKKYIPALTILSGLYVGLIAFFADLTGALGGGTGVLLTVGIVHKLYEEMAEEQLMSSNPLLRKFLGGD
- a CDS encoding adenylate kinase; translation: MKLVVLTGIPGSGSTTILNKALEEVDYLHLNYGDIMTELAIEEKLVEDRDALRKLPAETQKEIQAKAAKRINEKSQENNVIVDTHCTINTPSGFLPGLPIWVLEQLQPDLFILVEANPDEIIYRRMNDDTRSRDVEKAKNIQLHQEMNRAASMAYATMTGATVKIIENHDNHLDQTISKLVDVLK
- a CDS encoding DUF106 domain-containing protein codes for the protein MADIFSMLSTGAIDALNTIFNPILAMDPNPQNPALTVLVIAFLVSLITTIANKYLVDQDKMNENQKKSRELSSKMREAQKKGDGKEIARLQAEQTEMLKNQNAVMMESFKPMFVTFIPIILIFFWMRTSAIHNLVLIMPVPAYWVTLTPLWHFIGQFLYGGKATIPYGIGWLLWYMICTFGMSQILRKFLGFKQGF
- a CDS encoding 50S ribosomal protein L34e; amino-acid sequence: MPANRFRSRSYKRMRKNTPGGENVLRYKKKKPSKHVCAECGAILHGVPRGRPYEIGKLSKTAKRPSRPYGGYLCTKCMRKLFKQEARK
- the cmk gene encoding (d)CMP kinase, which encodes MIITVGGLAGTGTTTTAELLSEKLDIPYISAGFVFRQMASERGMSVLEFSEFAEGNDDIDKEIDKRQAELAKSAENLIVEGRLSAYFVEADLKLWLVTPFDVRSSRIAERESKSVEVAKEEIITRENSEALRYMDIHNIDIKNMDIYDLIINTGTFDPEQVSEIILTTLKVI
- a CDS encoding 50S ribosomal protein L14e, translating into MASIEVGRVCIKTAGREAGEKCAIVEIIDENFVEVIGEAVKNRRCNIAHLEPTEDSIDVSGDADSIKAALADL
- a CDS encoding RNA-guided pseudouridylation complex pseudouridine synthase subunit Cbf5 encodes the protein MKTNLITKSKSFTNPEYGCKPEEREINDYISKGVINLDKPSGPTSHEVDSWIKRILKLDKTGHGGTLDPKVTGVLPVGLADATRAIQLLLTAPKEYVCLLTFHADVEESEIRRVFEEFTGKIFQLPPVKSAVKRELRTRNVYYATIYEIKGRDVLFRIGCEAGTYVRTYCHNIGEALGVGAHMAELRRTQVGSFRERENLVTLQDVTDAYHFYIEDGDESFLREAIMPMERAADYLPKVILKDSAVDAICHGADLASGGVAYLSDNIKKGDIVAIETLKGELVGAGNALFDSDGILEAEGGFVVNTSKVLMKPDTYPRLWK
- a CDS encoding helix-turn-helix domain-containing protein; this translates as MSGKSKINVFNKMTKTALDEEISAYVAYHRYYQRLIAVKIVSEGNTIADAANILGKSYQTVHRWIKICESEGLEGLKPSFGGGRPSKLNYDQLIELDKIIEETPNMSMKDVHLLVNEKFNVDYSLKQIGKIVRKLGYNYSKAYPKFSKSPEDAEEQLKKT